Within the Candidatus Brocadiaceae bacterium genome, the region GTCCGTGCGTTTACCCGATCTCACGCAGTCCCGACTCGCCGGCCGGCACCTCCCAACTGTGCGGCAGCGCGATGGGCGACCATCGCACGCTCGGCGGGTCGCCGCTCCCGTAGATGTCCCGGGGTGAGACCTCGAACTCGCCCGCGTGCGCGGCCTCGTGCACCAGGCCCTCGCCCTGCACGCGCAGCGCCGCGCCCAGGACGTGCCGGCCCGCCGACAGCGGCAGGCCGGGCACGACGACGTCCACCCGGTGCGTGCCCGCCTCGCAGTCGAGCTGGCGCCCGGCCCCGGCCCGCAGGCCGAACCCCAGCAGGCGCGCGCCCTCCGGCGTCGAGACCGTCACCAGGGGCGTCACGGTCACGCGCCCCGCGCACTCGAAGTGCACGCGCAGGCGCACGCAGTCGCCCGTGCAGACCGCGGCGGGGGGCTCGCCGTGCTCGTCGAGCACCTCCACGCAGGCCACCCGGGCGGGCGGAGGCGGCTCCGGGCGCGCCACGGGGAACCGGAACCCCGACGCCCCGGCCTCCGGCGCCTCCGCGCGCATGCGCGCCAGGTAGGCGTCCACGGCCTCGTCCGCATCGCCCAGGGCGAGCACCCGCCCGTCGTGCAGCGCCAGGCCGCGCGTACACAAATGCCGCACCGCCGCCATGTTATGGCTGACGAACAGCACCGTCCGGCCGCCGCGCCCGATGTCCTCCATCTTGCCCAGGCACCTGCGCTGGAAGGCCACGTCGCCGACGGCCAGGACCTCGTCGATCAGCAGGATCTCCGGTTCCAGATGGGCCGCCACGGCAAACCCCAGCCGCACGCGCATGCCGCTCGAGTACCGCTTCACCGGCGTGTCGATGAACGTCTCGATGCCGCTGAAGTCGATGATCTCGTCCAGCTTGCGGTCGATCTCCGCTTTGCGCATGCCCAGGATCGCGCCGCTCAGGTAGACGTTCTCCCGGCCGGTCAGCTCCAGGTGGAAGCCCGTGCCGACCTCCAGCAGGCTGCCGATGCGGCCGGCCAGCTCGGCCGTCCCCTCGGTCGGGTCCGTGATGCGCGAGAGGATCTTCAGCAGCGTG harbors:
- a CDS encoding ATP-binding cassette domain-containing protein encodes the protein MASAITVSGLSKRYQIGARVRDRTVREALTDAVLGPVHRLRSFGRSSHRPEDAIWALREVSFEVAPGEVLGVVGRNGAGKSTLLKILSRITDPTEGTAELAGRIGSLLEVGTGFHLELTGRENVYLSGAILGMRKAEIDRKLDEIIDFSGIETFIDTPVKRYSSGMRVRLGFAVAAHLEPEILLIDEVLAVGDVAFQRRCLGKMEDIGRGGRTVLFVSHNMAAVRHLCTRGLALHDGRVLALGDADEAVDAYLARMRAEAPEAGASGFRFPVARPEPPPPARVACVEVLDEHGEPPAAVCTGDCVRLRVHFECAGRVTVTPLVTVSTPEGARLLGFGLRAGAGRQLDCEAGTHRVDVVVPGLPLSAGRHVLGAALRVQGEGLVHEAAHAGEFEVSPRDIYGSGDPPSVRWSPIALPHSWEVPAGESGLREIG